The Musa acuminata AAA Group cultivar baxijiao chromosome BXJ2-2, Cavendish_Baxijiao_AAA, whole genome shotgun sequence genome contains the following window.
AACTTTTGTGCTCGCTGATCGATTTGATGAAGAATTGCTGTAGAGTTAGCACTAGTGTTTCTTGCAAGAAGGCCAGCACGAGCAGGAAGAAGAGTGCTCCAAGAAGTGAAGGTTCAGAGGAGAGGACGGCGGAGAGGGGGACGAATATCCTGGATCTGCCTGAGTTGACTCTGGACTGCATTCTGGAGAAGCTCTCGCCGAAGGAGCTGGTGACGGTGGCGTGCGTTTCTAGGTGCCTGAGGGACAGGTGCAGGAGCGATCATCTCTGGGAAAACCACATGAGGAAGAAATGGGGTCGGTTGCTGGGCGAAGCGGCACGAAGGGCGTGGGAGTCCTATGCAGCTTCGAGGAAGCACGCTTTGGGTTCTGCAACTCTCGTCCAACACACGAAGCCCAAGAACTGGATGGGATACCTCTTCTCCAGGTCCAACTCGGATGCAGATAGAAGGCTTAACATCGTCAATAACACTTCGCCGGCAGATGTGACAATGAGTTGGTATTCAGCACTGGAGAGTGGTAGACTTTGGGTACCTGCACAGATCTGCAACAGAGAGGTACCAAGTATTCTTGATGCTATGTTGTTCTCTTCTGGAGTTGCTCATCGTTGAGGATTTGTGCAGAATGGAAATGTGGGGTTTGTGCTGTCTTGCTACGATGCTGAGCTTAGATAT
Protein-coding sequences here:
- the LOC104000727 gene encoding F-box protein At2g32560 isoform X2, which translates into the protein MSKASPPVKFLPPWAYELGLLLALICRELLCSLIDLMKNCCRVSTSVSCKKASTSRKKSAPRSEGSEERTAERGTNILDLPELTLDCILEKLSPKELVTVACVSRCLRDRCRSDHLWENHMRKKWGRLLGEAARRAWESYAASRKHALGSATLVQHTKPKNWMGYLFSRSNSDADRRLNIVNNTSPADVTMSWYSALESGRLWVPAQICNRENGNVGFVLSCYDAELRYDRHSDTFYARYYPHGSKAVQEEEGVSWNRVRVPPVDISPHEIHVSECLSELSPGDHIEVQWRRSQKFPCGWWYGVIGHLDSCDGDEQQCLCNLSEFKQYPPGSRWRRATVSRKNHEEGKGNETTGFYGGIRKLHCKDEICMWLRHWPEESL
- the LOC104000727 gene encoding F-box protein At2g32560 isoform X1; translated protein: MSKASPPVKFLPPWAYELGLLLALICRELLCSLIDLMKNCCRVSTSVSCKKASTSRKKSAPRSEGSEERTAERGTNILDLPELTLDCILEKLSPKELVTVACVSRCLRDRCRSDHLWENHMRKKWGRLLGEAARRAWESYAASRKHALGSATLVQHTKPKNWMGYLFSRSNSDADRRLNIVNNTSPADVTMSWYSALESGRLWVPAQICNRENGNVGFVLSCYDAELRYDRHSDTFYARYYPHGSKAVQEEEGVSWNRVRVPPVDISPHEIHVSECLSELSPGDHIEVQWRRSQKFPCGWWYGVIGHLDSCDGDEQQCLCNLSDTIILEFKQYPPGSRWRRATVSRKNHEEGKGNETTGFYGGIRKLHCKDEICMWLRHWPEESL